One Amblyomma americanum isolate KBUSLIRL-KWMA chromosome 8, ASM5285725v1, whole genome shotgun sequence DNA window includes the following coding sequences:
- the Mhc gene encoding myosin heavy chain isoform X8, protein MAEDPDPTEYLYVSLETKRKDQTKPYDGKKMVWVPDEKEGFILGNISSTKGDMVTVDCPGGERTVKKDLLQQVNPPKYEKCEDMSSLTYLNDASVLHNLKERYYVNLIYTYSGLFCVAINPYKRFPIYTRRVVEIYKGRRRTEVPPHVFAVSDGAYMDMLANRENQSMLITGESGAGKTENTKKVIAYFAHVGATSKKEEAAAKKDSKKGNLEDQVVQTNPVLESFGNAKTVRNDNSSRFGKFIRIHFGPMGKLAGADIETYLLEKARVISQQPAERSYHIFYQLMSGKLPGLKEKLLLTNNINDYHFVSQGKTSIPGVDDAEEFQVTDTAFDVLGFTDEEKENIYKVTAAVMHFGCLKFKQRPREEQAEADGTEEGERVAHLLGLNAADLYKNLLKPRIKVGTEFVTQGRNITQVTASVGALSKAIFDRLFKWLVKRVNETLDTKQKRQHFIGVLDIAGFEIFDYNGFEQICINFTNEKLQQFFNHHMFVLEQEEYKREGIDWVFIDFGLDLQACIELIEKPMGVLSILEEESMFPKASDKTFEEKLKTNHLGKSPNFIKPKPPKPGQSEAHFAIVHYAGTVPYNLTGWLEKNKDPLNDCVVDQFKKGSNALLQAIFEDHPGLGGGDDKGGKGGRKKGSGFQTVSGLYREQLNKLMTTLRSTQPHFVRCIIPNETKSAGVIDSHLVMHQLTCNGVLEGIRICRKGFPNRMIYPDFKQRYTILAPNAVPKGFVDAKHCAEKVIEAIQLDNNDFRFGHSKIFFRAGVLGRLEELRDERLGKIITMIQAAVRWYITKKHFQKLKEQRVALLVIQRNLRKFLQLRNWLWWKLYSKVKPLLSVARVEDELKALEEKLKKTQEALEKEEKLRKELEGQNVKVLQEKNDLFLQLEAERMGAGDVEERLNKALTQKGDLESQLQELQDRLQHEEDAHGQLSQTKKKLEGEISGLKKDIEDMELALQKAEQDKATKDHQIRNLNDEIQHQDELINKLNKEKKQLQEQNQKTAEDLQATEDKVNHLNKVKAKLEQTLDELEDSLEREKKARADLEKNKRKVEGDLKLAQEAVADLEKHKKEMDQNLQRKEKEMASLAAKLEDEQALVAKLQKQIKELQARIEELEEELEAERQARAKAEKQRADLAREIEELSERLEESGGATSAQVELNKRREAELAKLRRDLEESNLQHEQAMSNLRKKHNDSVAELSEQIDQLNKHKAKVEKERATLAAEVSDLQSLLDHSNKSQANAEKQVKQLEVQLADAQFKLDETNRTLNDLDGSKKKMGVENSELQRQLEEAESQVAQLNKIKASLATQLEEAKRQADEEARERAAILGKYRNLEHDLDNLRESIEEEQEAKADFQRQLSKANAEAQLWRSKYESEGLARLEELEEAKRKLHGKLQEAEEAMEQLNAKCSGLEKTKAHLQGELEDMSIEVDKANALAASLEKRQKSFDKVIAEWKAKVDDLAAELDASQKECRNYSTEVFKLRAAYEESQEHYEAVKRENKNLQDEIKDLMDQLGEGGRSVHELEKSRKRLEMEKEELQAALEEAEAALEQEENKVLRAQLELSQVRQEIDRRIQEKEEEFENTRKNHQRALDSMQASLEAEAKGKAEALRLKKKLESDINELEIALDHANKANAEAQKNLKKYQQNVKDLQTALEEEQRARDEAREQYASAERRCNALHGELEESRQLLEQSDRARRAGEAELSEMHETVNELSAQTASLSVAKRKLEGEMQALQADLDEVLNEAKQSEEKAKKAMVDAARLADELRAEQDHALQQEKLRKALEQQMKELQVRLDEAEAAALKGGKKIIQKLEQKVRELENELENEQRRHGDAAKNFRKSERRIKELQFQAEEDRKNHERMQDLVDKLQQKIKTYKRQIEEAEEIAALNLAKFRKVQQELEDAEERADMAENTLAKLRAKNRSSASAGRAMSPGLAAAPLRT, encoded by the exons ACGTACTCGGGATTGTTCTGCGTCGCCATCAACCCCTACAAGCGCTTCCCCATCTACACCAGGCGCGTCGTGGAGATCTACAAGGGCCGCAGGCGTACGGAGGTGCCTCCCCATGTGTTCGCCGTCTCCGATGGAGCCTACATGGACATGTTGGCCA ACCGCGAGAACCAGTCTATGCTCATCAC CGGCGAGTCTGGTGCCGGTAAGACTGAGAACACGAAAAAGGTCATAGCCTATTTCGCGCACGTCGGTGCTACGAGCAAGAAAGAGGAGGCTGCAGCCAAGAAGGATTCCAAGAAG GGCAACCTGGAAGACCAGGTCGTGCAGACCAACCCCGTCCTCGAGTCGTTCGGTAACGCCAAGACCGTGCGTAACGACAACTCTTCGCGCTTC GGTAAATTCATCCGTATCCACTTCGGGCCCATGGGCAAGCTGGCCGGTGCTGACATTGAAACTT ATCTGCTGGAGAAGGCTCGTGTCATCTCTCAGCAACCAGCTGAGCGTTCGTACCACATCTTCTACCAGCTCATGTCAGGAAAGCTCCCTGGACTGAAGG AGAAACTGCTCCTTACCAACAACATCAACGACTACCATTTCGTGTCCCAGGGTAAGACTAGCATCCCCGGCGTTGACGACGCCGAAGAGTTCCAGGTCACCGAC ACTGCCTTCGACGTGTTGGGCTTCACGGACGAGGAGAAGGAGAACATCTACAAGGTTACGGCGGCCGTGATGCACTTCGGCTGCCTGAAGTTTAAGCAGAGGCCCCGAGAAGAGCAGGCCGAGGCCGACGGCACCGAGGAAGGCGAGCGTGTTGCCCACCTTCTGGGTCTCAACGCCGCTGACCTCTACAAGAACCTGCTCAAGCCTCGCATCAAGGTCGGCACGGAGTTCGTCACCCAGGGCAGGAACATCACACAG GTGACGGCCTCTGTGGGCGCCCTGTCCAAGGCCATCTTCGACAGGCTGTTCAAGTGGCTGGTCAAGCGTGTCAACGAGACGCTTGACACAAAGCAGAAGCGCCAGCACTTCATCGGTGTGCTGGATATTGCCGGTTTCGAGATCTTCGAC TACAACGGCTTCGAGCAAATTTGCATCAACTTCACCAATGAAAAGCTGCAGCAGTTCTTCAACCACCACATGTTCGTTCTGGAGCAAGAAGAGTACAAGCGTGAGGGCATCGACTGGGTCTTCATTGACTTCGGTCTTGATCTCCAAGCTTGTATCGAGCTTATTGAGAAG CCCATGGGTGTGCTCTCCATCCTTGAAGAGGAGTCTATGTTCCCCAAGGCCAGCGACAAGACCTTTGAGGAGAAGCTGAAAACCAATCATCTGGGCAAGTCGCCTAACTTCATCAAGCCCAAGCCACCGAAGCCCGGCCAGTCTGAGGCTCACTTTGCCATCGTCCACTATGCCGGCACT GTGCCGTACAACCTCACTGGCTGGCTTGAGAAGAACAAGGACCCCCTCAACGACTGCGTGGTTGACCAGTTCAAGAAGGGCTCTAACGCGCTTCTGCAGGCCATCTTCGAAGACCACCCCGGCCTTGGCGGTGGTGACGACAAGGGTGGAAAGG GTGGTCGCAAGAAGGGTTCTGGCTTCCAGACTGTGTCCGGTCTGTACAGG GAGCAACTGAACAAGCTCATGACCACCCTGCGCTCGACGCAGCCCCACTTTGTTCGATGCATCATTCCCAACGAAACCAAATCCGCAG GCGTCATCGACTCTCATCTTGTCATGCATCAGCTCACTTGCAACGGTGTGCTTGAAGGCATCCGTATCTGCCGAAAGGGCTTCCCCAACAGGATGATCTACCCAGACTTCAAGCAGCG ATACACGATCTTGGCTCCCAACGCCGTCCCCAAGGGCTTCGTTGATGCGAAACACTGCGCCGAAAAGGTCATCGAGGCCATTCAGCTCGATAACAACGATTTCCGCTTCGGACACAGCAAG ATCTTCTTCAGGGCAGGCGTCTTGGGTCGCCTGGAAGAACTGCGTGACGAGCGTCTCGGCAAGATTATCACCATGATTCAAGCCGCTGTGCGCTGGTATATAACCAAGAAGCACTTCCAGAAGCTCAAGGAACAGAG GGTGGCGCTGCTGGTCATCCAGCGCAACCTCCGCAAGTTCCTCCAGCTGCGCAACTGGCTCTGGTGGAAGCTGTACAGCAAG GTCAAGCCCCTGCTGTCCGTCGCCCGCGTGGAAGACGAGCTCAAGGCGCTCGAAGAGAAGCTCAAGAAGACACAGGAGGCCCTGGAGAAGGAAGAGAAGTTGCGCAAGGAGCTTGAGGGCCAGAACGTCAAAGTGCTGCAGGAGAAGAACGACCTGTTCCTGCagctcgaggctgagcgcatggGCGCCGGCGACGTCGAGGAACGCCTGAACAAGGCCCTCACGCAGAAGGGAGACCTTGAGAGCCAACTGCAGGAGCTGCAGGACCGGCTCCAGCACGAGGAGGATGCGCACGGCCAGCTCTCTCAGACCAAGAAGAAGCTCGAGGGCGAGATTTCCGGCCTCAAGAAGGACATCGAGGACATGGAGCTGGCACTGCAGAAGGCGGAGCAGGACAAGGCCACCAAGGACCACCAGATCCGCAACCTCAACGACGAGATCCAGCACCAGGACGAGCTCATCAACAAGCTCAACAAGGAGAAGAAGCAGTTGCAGGAGCAGAACCAGAAGACCGCCGAAGACCTCCAGGCCACCGAGGACAAGGTGAACCACCTGAACAAGGTCAAGGCCAAGCTGGAGCAGACGCTCGACGAGCTGGAGGACTCGCTGGAACGCGAAAAGAAGGCCCGCGCCGACCTCGAGAAGAACAAGCGCAAGGTTGAGGGAGACCTCAAGCTCGCCCAGGAGGCCGTCGCCGATCTCGAGAAGCACAAGAAAGAGATGGACCAGAACTTGCAGCGCAAGGAGAAGGAGATGGCTAGCCTGGCCGCGAAGCTGGAGGATGAGCAGGCGCTGGTCGCCAAGCTGCAGAAGCAGATCAAGGAACTCCAG GCCCGCATCGAGGAGCTCGAAGAGGAGCTGGAAGCTGAACGCCAGGCTCGGGCCAAG GCTGAGAAGCAGCGCGCCGACCTCGCTCGCGAGATTGAAGAGCTGAGCGAGCGGCTCGAGGAGTCGGGTGGAGCCACGTCGGCCCAGGTAGAGCTGAACAAGCGCCGCGAAGCCGAGCTCGCCAAGCTGAGGCGCGACCTCGAAGAGTCCAACCTTCAGCATGAGCAGGCCATGTCCAACCTGCGCAAGAAGCACAACGACTCGGTCGCCGAGCTCTCCGAGCAGATCGACCAGCTCAACAAGCACAAGGCCAA AGTTGAAAAGGAGCGTGCCACCCTGGCTGCCGAAGTGTCCGACCTCCAATCCCTCCTGGACCACAGCAACAAGTCACAG GCTAACGCTGAGAAGCAGGTGAAGCAACTGGAGGTGCAGCTCGCGGACGCCCAGTTCAAGCTGGACGAGACCAACCGCACGCTGAACGACCTGGATGGCTCCAAGAAGAAGATGGGCGTCGAGAACAGCGAGCTCCAGCGGCAGCTTGAGGAGGCCGAATCTCAAGTGGCGCAGCTCAACAAGATCAAGGCTTCGCTGGCGACGCAGCTTGAGGAAGCCAAGCGCCAGGCCGACGAGGAGGCACGG GAGCGCGCTGCCATCCTTGGCAAGTACCGCAACCTGGAGCACGACCTGGACAACCTGCGCGAGAGCATCGAAGAGGAACAGGAAGCCAAGGCCGACTTCCAGCGCCAGCTCAGCAAGGCCAACGCCGAGGCTCAGCTCTGGCGCTCCAAGTACGAGAGCGAGGGTCTGGCGCGCCTGGAGGAACTCGAGGAGGCCAA GCGCAAGCTGCATGGCAAGCTCCAGGAGGCTGAGGAGGCCATGGAGCAGCTGAACGCCAAGTGCAGCGGCCTCGAGAAGACCAAGGCGCACCTGCAGGGAGAGCTGGAGGACATGTCCATCGAAGTGGACAAGGCCAACGCTCTCGCCGCCTCTCTCGAGAAGCGCCAGAAGTCATTCGACAAG GTCATCGCCGAATGGAAGGCCAAGGTTGACGACCTCGCCGCCGAGCTCGACGCGTCGCAGAAAGAATGCCGAAACTACTCCACCGAGGTGTTCAAGCTGCGCGCCGCGTACGAGGAGAGCCAGGAGCACTACGAGGCAGTTAAGCGCGAGAACAAGAACCTCCAGGACGAGATCAAGGACCTGATGGACCAGCTTGGTGAGGGTGGCCGAAGCGTGCACGAGCTCGAGAAGTCTCGCAAGAGGCTCGAGATGGAGAAGGAGGAACTGCAGGCTGCGCTCGAAGAGGCCGAGGCTGCGCTTGAGCAGGAGGAGAACAAG GTGCTGCGCGCCCAGCTCGagctgtcgcaggtgcggcaggAGATCGACCGGCGCATCCAGGAGAAGGAGGAAGAATTCGAGAACACTCGAAAGAACCACCAGCGGGCTCTGGACTCCATGCAGGCCAGTCTCGAGGCCGAGGCTAAGGGCAAAGCCGAGGCGCTGAGGCTCAAGAAGAAGCTGGAGAGCGACATCAACGAGCTCGAGATTGCCCTCGACCACGCCAACAAGGCCAACGCCGAGGCGCAGAAGAACCTCAAGAAGTACCAGCAGAACGTCAAGGACCTGCAGACCGCCCTCGAGGAAGAACAGCGTGCCCGCGACGAAGCCCGTGAGCAGTACGCGTCGGCTGAGCGCCGTTGCAACGCTCTTCACGGCGAGCTGGAGGAGAGTCGCCAGCTGCTGGAACAGTCTGACCGCGCCCGCCGCGCCGGTGAAGCCGAGCTCAGCGAGATGCACGAGACAGTCAACGAGCTGTCGGCTCAGACCGCCTCTCTGTCGGTGGCCAAGAGGAAGCTCGAGGGAGAAATGCAGGCTCTCCAG GCTGACCTGGACGAGGTGCTCAACGAGGCCAAGCAGTCGGAGGAGAAGGCCAAGAAGGCGATGGTGGACGCTGCCCGCCTGGCTGACGAGCTGCGCGCCGAGCAGGACCACGCCCTGCAACAGGAGAAGCTGCGCAAGGCTCTCGAGCAGCAGATGAAGGAGCTCCAGGTGCGCCTGGACGAAGCCGAGGCCGCGGCTCTCAAGGGCGGCAAGAAGATCATCCAGAAGCTGGAACAGAAGGTGCGCGAGCTCGAGAACGAGCTGGAGAACGAGCAACGCCGGCACGGAGACGCCGCCAAGAACTTCCGCAAGAGCGAGCGCCGCATCAAGGAGCTCCAGTTCCAG GCCGAAGAGGACCGCAAGAACCACGAGCGCATGCAAGACCTGGTGGACAAGCTCCAGCAGAAGATCAAGACGTACAAGCGCCAGATCGAGGAGGCCGAGGAGATCGCGGCTCTCAACCTGGCCAAGTTCCGCAAGGTGCAGCAGGAGCTGGAGGACGCCGAGGAGCGCGCCGACATGGCCGAGAACACGCTCGCCAAGCTGCGCGCCAAGAACCGCAGCTCCGCGTCCGCTGGCCGTGCCATGTCGCCCGGACTGGCCGCCGCGCCCCTCCGGACCTAA
- the Mhc gene encoding myosin heavy chain isoform X47, with translation MAEDPDPTEYLYVSLETKRKDQTKPYDGKKMVWVPDEKEGFILGNISSTKGDMVTVDCPGGERTLKKELLQQVNPPKFEKCDDMASLTYLNDASVLHNLKERYYTNLIYTYSGLFCVAINPYKRFPIYTRRVVEIYKGRRRTEVPPHVFAVSDGAYMDMLANRENQSMLITGESGAGKTENTKKVIQYFALIAASGFKQHFSSGGNLEDQVVQTNPVLESFGNAKTVRNDNSSRFGKFIRIHFGPMGKLAGADIETYLLEKARVISQQPAERSYHIFYQLMSGKLPGLKEKLLLTNNINDYHFVSQGKTSIPGVDDAEEFQVTDTAFDVLGFTDEEKENIYKVTAAVMHFGCLKFKQRPREEQAEADGTEEGERVAHLLGLNAADLYKNLLKPRIKVGTEFVTQGRNITQVTASVGALSKAIFDRLFKWLVKRVNETLDTKQKRQHFIGVLDIAGFEIFDFNSFEQLCINFTNEKLQQFFNHHMFVLEQEEYKREGIEWEFIDFGLDLQACIELIEKPMGVLSILEEESMFPKASDKTFEEKLKTNHLGKSPNFIKPKPPKPGQSEAHFAIVHYAGTVPYNLTGWLEKNKDPLNDCVVDQFKKGSNALLQAIFEDHPGLGGGDDKGGKGGRKKGSGFQTVSGLYREQLNKLMTTLRSTQPHFVRCIIPNETKSAGVIDSHLVMHQLTCNGVLEGIRICRKGFPNRMIYPDFKQRYTILAPNAVPKGFVDAKHCAEKVIEAIQLDNNDFRFGHSKIFFRAGVLGRLEELRDERLGKIITMIQAAVRWYITKKHFQKLKEQRVALLVIQRNLRKFLQLRNWLWWKLYSKVKPLLSVARVEDELKALEEKLKKTQEALEKEEKLRKELEGQNVKVLQEKNDLFLQLEAERMGAGDVEERLNKALTQKGDLESQLQELQDRLQHEEDAHGQLSQTKKKLEGEISGLKKDIEDMELALQKAEQDKATKDHQIRNLNDEIQHQDELINKLNKEKKQLQEQNQKTAEDLQATEDKVNHLNKVKAKLEQTLDELEDSLEREKKARADLEKNKRKVEGDLKLAQEAVADLEKHKKEMDQNLQRKEKEMASLAAKLEDEQALVAKLQKQIKELQARIEELEEELEAERQARAKAEKQRADLAREIEELSERLEESGGATSAQVELNKRREAELAKLRRDLEESNLQHEQAMSNLRKKHNDSVAELSEQIDQLNKHKAKVEKERATLAAEVSDLQSLLDHSNKSQANAEKQVKQLEVQLADAQFKLDETNRTLNDLDGSKKKMGVENSELQRQLEEAESQVAQLNKIKASLATQLEEAKRQADEEARERAAILGKYRNLEHDLDNLRESIEEEQEAKADFQRQLSKANAEAQLWRSKYESEGLARLEELEEAKRKLHGKLQEAEEAMEQLNAKCSGLEKTKAHLQGELEDMSIEVDKANALAASLEKRQKSFDKVIAEWKAKVDDLAAELDASQKECRNYSTEVFKLRAAYEESQEHYEAVKRENKNLQDEIKDLMDQLGEGGRSVHELEKSRKRLEMEKEELQAALEEAEAALEQEENKVLRAQLELSQVRQEIDRRIQEKEEEFENTRKNHQRALDSMQASLEAEAKGKAEALRLKKKLESDINELEIALDHANKANAEAQKNLKKYQQNVKDLQTALEEEQRARDEAREQYASAERRCNALHGELEESRQLLEQSDRARRAGEAELSEMHETVNELSAQTASLSVAKRKLEGEMQALQADLDEVLNEAKQSEEKAKKAMVDAARLADELRAEQDHALQQEKLRKALEQQMKELQVRLDEAEAAALKGGKKIIQKLEQKVRELENELENEQRRHGDAAKNFRKSERRIKELQFQAEEDRKNHERMQDLVDKLQQKIKTYKRQIEEAEEIAALNLAKFRKVQQELEDAEERADMAENTLAKLRAKNRSSASAGRAMSPGLAAAPLRT, from the exons ACGTACTCGGGATTGTTCTGCGTCGCCATCAACCCCTACAAGCGCTTCCCCATCTACACCAGGCGCGTCGTGGAGATCTACAAGGGCCGCAGGCGTACGGAGGTGCCTCCCCATGTGTTCGCCGTCTCCGATGGAGCCTACATGGACATGTTGGCCA ACCGCGAGAACCAGTCTATGCTCATCAC TGGCGAATCAGGAGCGGGCAAAACTGAGAACACCAAAAAAGTCATTCAGTATTTCGCCCTTATCGCCGCCTCGGGCTTTAAGCAGCACTTTTCGAGCGGA GGCAACCTGGAAGACCAGGTCGTGCAGACCAACCCCGTCCTCGAGTCGTTCGGTAACGCCAAGACCGTGCGTAACGACAACTCTTCGCGCTTC GGTAAATTCATCCGTATCCACTTCGGGCCCATGGGCAAGCTGGCCGGTGCTGACATTGAAACTT ATCTGCTGGAGAAGGCTCGTGTCATCTCTCAGCAACCAGCTGAGCGTTCGTACCACATCTTCTACCAGCTCATGTCAGGAAAGCTCCCTGGACTGAAGG AGAAACTGCTCCTTACCAACAACATCAACGACTACCATTTCGTGTCCCAGGGTAAGACTAGCATCCCCGGCGTTGACGACGCCGAAGAGTTCCAGGTCACCGAC ACTGCCTTCGACGTGTTGGGCTTCACGGACGAGGAGAAGGAGAACATCTACAAGGTTACGGCGGCCGTGATGCACTTCGGCTGCCTGAAGTTTAAGCAGAGGCCCCGAGAAGAGCAGGCCGAGGCCGACGGCACCGAGGAAGGCGAGCGTGTTGCCCACCTTCTGGGTCTCAACGCCGCTGACCTCTACAAGAACCTGCTCAAGCCTCGCATCAAGGTCGGCACGGAGTTCGTCACCCAGGGCAGGAACATCACACAG GTGACGGCCTCTGTGGGCGCCCTGTCCAAGGCCATCTTCGACAGGCTGTTCAAGTGGCTGGTCAAGCGTGTCAACGAGACGCTTGACACAAAGCAGAAGCGCCAGCACTTCATCGGTGTGCTGGATATTGCCGGTTTCGAGATCTTCGAC TTCAATAGCTTTGAGCAGCTCTGCATCAACTTCACCAACGAAAAGCTGCAGCAGTTCTTCAACCATCACATGTTCGTTCTTGAGCAAGAAGAGTACAAGCGCGAGGGAATCGAATGGGAATTCATCGACTTTGGCCTCGACCTGCAAGCGTGTATCGAGCTCATTGAGAAG CCCATGGGTGTGCTCTCCATCCTTGAAGAGGAGTCTATGTTCCCCAAGGCCAGCGACAAGACCTTTGAGGAGAAGCTGAAAACCAATCATCTGGGCAAGTCGCCTAACTTCATCAAGCCCAAGCCACCGAAGCCCGGCCAGTCTGAGGCTCACTTTGCCATCGTCCACTATGCCGGCACT GTGCCGTACAACCTCACTGGCTGGCTTGAGAAGAACAAGGACCCCCTCAACGACTGCGTGGTTGACCAGTTCAAGAAGGGCTCTAACGCGCTTCTGCAGGCCATCTTCGAAGACCACCCCGGCCTTGGCGGTGGTGACGACAAGGGTGGAAAGG GTGGTCGCAAGAAGGGTTCTGGCTTCCAGACTGTGTCCGGTCTGTACAGG GAGCAACTGAACAAGCTCATGACCACCCTGCGCTCGACGCAGCCCCACTTTGTTCGATGCATCATTCCCAACGAAACCAAATCCGCAG GCGTCATCGACTCTCATCTTGTCATGCATCAGCTCACTTGCAACGGTGTGCTTGAAGGCATCCGTATCTGCCGAAAGGGCTTCCCCAACAGGATGATCTACCCAGACTTCAAGCAGCG ATACACGATCTTGGCTCCCAACGCCGTCCCCAAGGGCTTCGTTGATGCGAAACACTGCGCCGAAAAGGTCATCGAGGCCATTCAGCTCGATAACAACGATTTCCGCTTCGGACACAGCAAG ATCTTCTTCAGGGCAGGCGTCTTGGGTCGCCTGGAAGAACTGCGTGACGAGCGTCTCGGCAAGATTATCACCATGATTCAAGCCGCTGTGCGCTGGTATATAACCAAGAAGCACTTCCAGAAGCTCAAGGAACAGAG GGTGGCGCTGCTGGTCATCCAGCGCAACCTCCGCAAGTTCCTCCAGCTGCGCAACTGGCTCTGGTGGAAGCTGTACAGCAAG GTCAAGCCCCTGCTGTCCGTCGCCCGCGTGGAAGACGAGCTCAAGGCGCTCGAAGAGAAGCTCAAGAAGACACAGGAGGCCCTGGAGAAGGAAGAGAAGTTGCGCAAGGAGCTTGAGGGCCAGAACGTCAAAGTGCTGCAGGAGAAGAACGACCTGTTCCTGCagctcgaggctgagcgcatggGCGCCGGCGACGTCGAGGAACGCCTGAACAAGGCCCTCACGCAGAAGGGAGACCTTGAGAGCCAACTGCAGGAGCTGCAGGACCGGCTCCAGCACGAGGAGGATGCGCACGGCCAGCTCTCTCAGACCAAGAAGAAGCTCGAGGGCGAGATTTCCGGCCTCAAGAAGGACATCGAGGACATGGAGCTGGCACTGCAGAAGGCGGAGCAGGACAAGGCCACCAAGGACCACCAGATCCGCAACCTCAACGACGAGATCCAGCACCAGGACGAGCTCATCAACAAGCTCAACAAGGAGAAGAAGCAGTTGCAGGAGCAGAACCAGAAGACCGCCGAAGACCTCCAGGCCACCGAGGACAAGGTGAACCACCTGAACAAGGTCAAGGCCAAGCTGGAGCAGACGCTCGACGAGCTGGAGGACTCGCTGGAACGCGAAAAGAAGGCCCGCGCCGACCTCGAGAAGAACAAGCGCAAGGTTGAGGGAGACCTCAAGCTCGCCCAGGAGGCCGTCGCCGATCTCGAGAAGCACAAGAAAGAGATGGACCAGAACTTGCAGCGCAAGGAGAAGGAGATGGCTAGCCTGGCCGCGAAGCTGGAGGATGAGCAGGCGCTGGTCGCCAAGCTGCAGAAGCAGATCAAGGAACTCCAG GCCCGCATCGAGGAGCTCGAAGAGGAGCTGGAAGCTGAACGCCAGGCTCGGGCCAAG GCTGAGAAGCAGCGCGCCGACCTCGCTCGCGAGATTGAAGAGCTGAGCGAGCGGCTCGAGGAGTCGGGTGGAGCCACGTCGGCCCAGGTAGAGCTGAACAAGCGCCGCGAAGCCGAGCTCGCCAAGCTGAGGCGCGACCTCGAAGAGTCCAACCTTCAGCATGAGCAGGCCATGTCCAACCTGCGCAAGAAGCACAACGACTCGGTCGCCGAGCTCTCCGAGCAGATCGACCAGCTCAACAAGCACAAGGCCAA AGTTGAAAAGGAGCGTGCCACCCTGGCTGCCGAAGTGTCCGACCTCCAATCCCTCCTGGACCACAGCAACAAGTCACAG GCTAACGCTGAGAAGCAGGTGAAGCAACTGGAGGTGCAGCTCGCGGACGCCCAGTTCAAGCTGGACGAGACCAACCGCACGCTGAACGACCTGGATGGCTCCAAGAAGAAGATGGGCGTCGAGAACAGCGAGCTCCAGCGGCAGCTTGAGGAGGCCGAATCTCAAGTGGCGCAGCTCAACAAGATCAAGGCTTCGCTGGCGACGCAGCTTGAGGAAGCCAAGCGCCAGGCCGACGAGGAGGCACGG GAGCGCGCTGCCATCCTTGGCAAGTACCGCAACCTGGAGCACGACCTGGACAACCTGCGCGAGAGCATCGAAGAGGAACAGGAAGCCAAGGCCGACTTCCAGCGCCAGCTCAGCAAGGCCAACGCCGAGGCTCAGCTCTGGCGCTCCAAGTACGAGAGCGAGGGTCTGGCGCGCCTGGAGGAACTCGAGGAGGCCAA GCGCAAGCTGCATGGCAAGCTCCAGGAGGCTGAGGAGGCCATGGAGCAGCTGAACGCCAAGTGCAGCGGCCTCGAGAAGACCAAGGCGCACCTGCAGGGAGAGCTGGAGGACATGTCCATCGAAGTGGACAAGGCCAACGCTCTCGCCGCCTCTCTCGAGAAGCGCCAGAAGTCATTCGACAAG GTCATCGCCGAATGGAAGGCCAAGGTTGACGACCTCGCCGCCGAGCTCGACGCGTCGCAGAAAGAATGCCGAAACTACTCCACCGAGGTGTTCAAGCTGCGCGCCGCGTACGAGGAGAGCCAGGAGCACTACGAGGCAGTTAAGCGCGAGAACAAGAACCTCCAGGACGAGATCAAGGACCTGATGGACCAGCTTGGTGAGGGTGGCCGAAGCGTGCACGAGCTCGAGAAGTCTCGCAAGAGGCTCGAGATGGAGAAGGAGGAACTGCAGGCTGCGCTCGAAGAGGCCGAGGCTGCGCTTGAGCAGGAGGAGAACAAG GTGCTGCGCGCCCAGCTCGagctgtcgcaggtgcggcaggAGATCGACCGGCGCATCCAGGAGAAGGAGGAAGAATTCGAGAACACTCGAAAGAACCACCAGCGGGCTCTGGACTCCATGCAGGCCAGTCTCGAGGCCGAGGCTAAGGGCAAAGCCGAGGCGCTGAGGCTCAAGAAGAAGCTGGAGAGCGACATCAACGAGCTCGAGATTGCCCTCGACCACGCCAACAAGGCCAACGCCGAGGCGCAGAAGAACCTCAAGAAGTACCAGCAGAACGTCAAGGACCTGCAGACCGCCCTCGAGGAAGAACAGCGTGCCCGCGACGAAGCCCGTGAGCAGTACGCGTCGGCTGAGCGCCGTTGCAACGCTCTTCACGGCGAGCTGGAGGAGAGTCGCCAGCTGCTGGAACAGTCTGACCGCGCCCGCCGCGCCGGTGAAGCCGAGCTCAGCGAGATGCACGAGACAGTCAACGAGCTGTCGGCTCAGACCGCCTCTCTGTCGGTGGCCAAGAGGAAGCTCGAGGGAGAAATGCAGGCTCTCCAG GCTGACCTGGACGAGGTGCTCAACGAGGCCAAGCAGTCGGAGGAGAAGGCCAAGAAGGCGATGGTGGACGCTGCCCGCCTGGCTGACGAGCTGCGCGCCGAGCAGGACCACGCCCTGCAACAGGAGAAGCTGCGCAAGGCTCTCGAGCAGCAGATGAAGGAGCTCCAGGTGCGCCTGGACGAAGCCGAGGCCGCGGCTCTCAAGGGCGGCAAGAAGATCATCCAGAAGCTGGAACAGAAGGTGCGCGAGCTCGAGAACGAGCTGGAGAACGAGCAACGCCGGCACGGAGACGCCGCCAAGAACTTCCGCAAGAGCGAGCGCCGCATCAAGGAGCTCCAGTTCCAG GCCGAAGAGGACCGCAAGAACCACGAGCGCATGCAAGACCTGGTGGACAAGCTCCAGCAGAAGATCAAGACGTACAAGCGCCAGATCGAGGAGGCCGAGGAGATCGCGGCTCTCAACCTGGCCAAGTTCCGCAAGGTGCAGCAGGAGCTGGAGGACGCCGAGGAGCGCGCCGACATGGCCGAGAACACGCTCGCCAAGCTGCGCGCCAAGAACCGCAGCTCCGCGTCCGCTGGCCGTGCCATGTCGCCCGGACTGGCCGCCGCGCCCCTCCGGACCTAA